The following are encoded in a window of Paraburkholderia sp. HP33-1 genomic DNA:
- a CDS encoding MetQ/NlpA family ABC transporter substrate-binding protein translates to MQRRFILKLAAALGAASLFATTAVHAEDTIKVGVTGGPHAQIMDVVKTVAAKNGLNIKIVEFSDYVQPNAALASGDLDANSYQHDPYLQAQVKDRGYKLIRIADTVTYPMGIYSKKVKTLAELQQGAKIAVPNDPTNGGRALLLLQKQGLLKLRADAGLKATPLDIVDNPRKLKIVELDAAQIPRSLGDVDAAAINTNFAMEAGLKPKQDAIAIEDPKGPYVNIIAIREADRNKPWVAKLVAAYHSPEVKQFVDSKFGGSVITSW, encoded by the coding sequence GTGCAACGTCGCTTCATTCTCAAGCTGGCCGCGGCGCTCGGCGCGGCTTCTCTGTTCGCCACTACTGCGGTGCATGCCGAAGACACGATCAAGGTCGGCGTCACCGGCGGCCCGCACGCGCAGATCATGGACGTCGTAAAGACGGTCGCTGCGAAGAACGGTCTAAACATCAAGATCGTCGAATTCTCCGATTACGTGCAGCCGAATGCGGCGCTCGCGAGCGGTGATCTCGACGCGAACAGCTACCAGCACGACCCGTACTTGCAGGCGCAGGTGAAGGATCGCGGCTACAAGCTGATCCGTATCGCCGATACGGTCACGTACCCGATGGGTATCTACTCGAAGAAGGTGAAGACGCTCGCCGAACTGCAGCAGGGCGCGAAGATCGCGGTGCCGAACGATCCGACCAACGGCGGCCGCGCGCTTCTGCTGCTGCAAAAACAGGGCTTGCTGAAGCTGCGCGCCGATGCGGGATTGAAGGCGACGCCGCTCGATATCGTCGACAATCCGAGGAAGCTGAAGATCGTCGAGCTCGACGCGGCGCAGATTCCGCGTTCGCTGGGCGACGTCGACGCCGCCGCGATCAACACCAACTTCGCGATGGAAGCGGGCCTGAAGCCGAAGCAGGATGCCATCGCGATCGAAGACCCGAAGGGTCCGTACGTGAACATCATCGCGATCCGCGAGGCGGACAGGAACAAGCCGTGGGTCGCGAAGCTCGTCGCGGCGTACCACTCGCCGGAAGTGAAGCAGTTCGTCGACAGCAAATTCGGCGGCTCGGTGATCACCTCCTGGTGA